The proteins below come from a single Sander vitreus isolate 19-12246 chromosome 15, sanVit1, whole genome shotgun sequence genomic window:
- the cabp5b gene encoding calcium-binding protein 5b has protein sequence MSTKQACIFLRGGTRRQTRALTHDEIEELREAFVEFDKDKDGFISCKDLGNLMRTMGYMPTEMELIELSQNINMNLGGRVDFDDFVELMTPKLLAETAGMIGLKELKDAFREFDIDGDGSITSEELRHAMKKLLGENTSKNEIDAVVKEVDNNGDGTVDFEEFVKMMSKK, from the exons ATGAGTACTAAACAAGCCTGCATCTTTCTCAGAGGAGGAACAAGGAGACAA ACAAGAGCTCTTACACACGATGAGATTGAAG AGTTACGTGAAGCTTTTGTTGAGTTTGATAAAGACAAGGATGGTTTCATAAGCTGTAAGGACTTGGGGAACTTGATGAGGACCATGGGTTACATGCCGACTGAAATGGAGCTTATAGAACTGAGTCagaacattaacatgaatc TGGGGGGACGGGTGGACTTTGACGATTTCGTGGAACTGATGACCCCAAAGCTCCTGGCTGAAACAGCAGGGATGATTGGGTTAAAGGAGCTAAAAGACGCATTTCGAGAG TTTGATATAGATGGTGATGGTTCTATCACATCCGAGGAGCTCAGACATGCCATGAAAAAGTTACTGGGAGAAAATACCAGCAAAAATGAAATTGATGCAGTGGTCAAAGAGGTTGACAACAACGGAGATGGAACAGTTGACTTTGAGG AGTTCGTGAAAATGATGTCAAAGAAATGA
- the asphd1 gene encoding aspartate beta-hydroxylase domain-containing protein 2, which yields MHWSMNTLPLPPYVELGVHSLSGLLWTLLLLFLWHCYRMGSDLPIPGHGHAGKLKSGSRRSMMSRGGSCAGTKCSARSKLSRSDQITPFISMETEEDEDQGQGYLTPVLSHALFPAQASAEAKKLYAALQEYAKRYSWVGMGRIHKGLREQVRLNDHSAIQKPHLFFLPDVPSVPFFPRDAHRHDIEVLEANYSVVLAEFKAVYQRGIDSKLGWTCLGPKGQAMFPLYSAGVSVAGNCRSCPCTYRTLLSLRTFISSNSLGSAGFWLLGPGATLGSSYGPTNTRLRCHLGLQTPPLCELVVGGEPQCWSEGHCLLVDDSFLHTVSHKGPPDSGPRVILSVDLWHPNVAAAERQALDFMFNPDF from the exons ATGCACTGGTCAATGAACACACTGCCTTTGCCTCCATATGTTGAGCTGGGTGTCCATTCACTGAGTGGCCTTCTCTGGACTCTACTGCTACTCTTTCTGTGGCACTGTTATCGGATGGGCTCCGACCTGCCAATCCCAGGCCATGGACACGCTGGAAAGCTTAAGTCTGGCTCAAGGCGGTCTATGATGTCCCGTGGCGGTAGCTGTGCTGGAACAAAGTGTAGTGCACGATCCAAACTGTCAAGAAGTGATCAAATTACTCCCTTTATTTCCATGGAAacagaggaggatgaggatcaGGGACAGGGCTACCTCACCCCTGTGCTGAGTCATGCCTTGTTCCCAGCCCAGGCATCTGCCGAAGCCAAGAAACTGTACGCAGCACTGCAAGAGTATGCCAAGCGCTACAGTTGGGTGGGCATGGGCCGCATTCATAAGGGCCTCCGTGAGCAG GTCAGACTGAACGATCACTCTGCTATACAGAAGCCTCATCTCTTCTTCTTGCCAGATGTCCCAAGTGTTCCTTTCTTCCCACGAGATGCTCATCGACATGACATTGAGGTCCTGGAAGCCAACTACTCTGTAGTCTTGGCTGAATTCAAGGCTGTATATCAGAGGGGCATCGACTCAAAACTAGGCTGGACCTGTCTGGGACCAAAG GGCCAGGCAATGTTTCCTTTGTACAGTGCAGGTGTCTCTGTGGCAGGAAACTGTCGGTCCTGTCCCTGCACCTACCGGACACTTCTATCACTACGTACGTTCATAAGCAGCAACTCATTGGGATCTGCTGGATTTTGGCTGTTGGGACCCGGAGCAACATTGGGGAGCTCATATGGACCCACCAACACGCGCCTACGTTGTCACCTTG GTCTGCAGACTCCACCTCTATGTGAGCTGGTGGTGGGAGGGGAGCCTCAGTGCTGGTCAGAAGGACACTGCCTCCTGGTTGATGACTCGTTCCTCCACACTGTCTCCCACAAGG GGCCTCCAGATTCTGGACCCCGAGTAATTTTGAGTGTGGACCTCTGGCATCCAAAtgtggctgcagcagagagacaAGCTTTGGACTTCATGTTCAACCCAGACTTCTGA